The genomic window TCTCGTACTTCTTTGCTATCTTTTGATACTGTTGTTGCTCTGGTGTTTGCTTTTCCTTTGCCACAAGTTTCCCTCCTTACTCTTTTAAATGTTCCTCAATACGCTCTAACTGTTTTTTCACTTCTGACTTCGCTACATGATCTGTTTTGATTGCTTCCTCTGCTTTTGCTAATTCTTTATAGATTTTTTTATCCGTTGAAATATGGATGGTAGCGTTCGGATACAATGCCTTAACAGAATCAAATGCTTTTTTACGGACTTTTTTCAAATGGAAACGATTTTTTTGCTTTATGTGAAGCGCCATAATCATATCTTCTTCGTATTGGATGCCTCGTACGCTTACGACTTCATCCATTTTTAGCAATTCTTCCTTTACACGATCAGATTCCGCCTGCTCTTTGCCGGCAGAAGACTGAAGCATAAATGCCTTCCCTTGCTCATCTTCGTAAGCTGTACAAGCTGCGAGAAGCGCAATAAGTATAATAGCTATTGTTTTTTTCAACATGTCATCACCCCCTGGTAGTTCAAGCTTTTCGCTTATTAGGGTGTATCAGTTACATTTATTTACACATGAAATTATTGACAATCGTTTCATGGAATAGCAGGCAGACTAGGTAAGACACTAACAGTAGAAAGGATGTTACGAACATAGGGTGAGAGCATCATGCAAAGTTATATTTCATTAACAACCGAATTAATTGTAGGCTTTTTTGCGCTATTAGTTTTATCTAAAGTTCTCGGTAAAAACCAAATTACACAACTAACACCGTTTGATTTTATTTCTGCACTCGTTATAGGTGAATTATTAGGGAACGCCATTTACGATGATGACATCCATCTTATGTATGTTCT from Shouchella hunanensis includes these protein-coding regions:
- a CDS encoding YhcN/YlaJ family sporulation lipoprotein, producing the protein MLKKTIAIILIALLAACTAYEDEQGKAFMLQSSAGKEQAESDRVKEELLKMDEVVSVRGIQYEEDMIMALHIKQKNRFHLKKVRKKAFDSVKALYPNATIHISTDKKIYKELAKAEEAIKTDHVAKSEVKKQLERIEEHLKE